The following nucleotide sequence is from Hippoglossus stenolepis isolate QCI-W04-F060 chromosome 18, HSTE1.2, whole genome shotgun sequence.
TCGGGCCGCAGCCCTCAGGACCTGACTCACTCCCAGACCAGATGGGACATGTAGCTCCATCAGCATGTTCTGGGTCTTTCCTGGGGCACCTCCCAGTTGGATGTACACAGATTAtttgcacacacaaaaaggcTTGCAACAAACTTCTCTGACTACTCTCAACAGAAAGGAGCATTGTGAGCTCTTCATCCTTAAAGGGTGAGACCAGGCCTGCAAAGAAAGCccctttgtgttttatatctgCAGTGTTACTTTCTGTCATCATGGTTAATCCAGCCATGGATCAACCATGAATACATTAACCATGAATAGATTAACCATGAATTGAGAGTATATGTGAAGTTATAAAGgatctccctcctctgtgtgctCTATGTTTGCCCCAAAAGGCACAAACGTAGTTTCCTGATACAAGCACAGTATCAACAGCAAAACTCTAAATGTTGAAACAGGGGCCGTTTCAATATAGGATATGTCTCTAGTTGATTATCAACTATATTTTCGATCTCACACCAAGCCTTCTAAATAAGCTTCGGTCCGTCAGTTCACATTAAAACTGACACAccagaattacatttttatattttcatataatgtcttgtgttttataatacattaaattcaattttttatgttatttaaatataaatggataTTATGCTTTGAGTGGGAACTTTTAAATTCGGTGCGTTGGGTGGGGAAATTGAATTAATAATCTTTTTCCTGTGCAAAACAGTATGGGGCCGCATTTGTGTGTTACACCGGAAGCAGCACGGATGTGATTTCATGCGGCGCCTGCTCCTCTTCCGGTCTCTTTTCCCTCAGCCTTCGGACGAAAATGGTGAGAAGCAACGCTGTCACACAGAAATCTGCAAACATCAGCTCAATGGGCCGTTAAGATGACACCAACTCACGATGTTTCTCCACCGGAGAAACACCGTTTCTGTTCGGATGATCTATTTTAGAGATGAAGCTCCATTTTATTAACAAAATAAGGCTGTTCATGTCGCTTCCGTCTAGCATCTGTAGGCTCTCGTTAGCATCGAGGCTCAGTTTAcaaattcagtttgattcaCCCGGGACACGAGCGGATAACATTTAAATTACCCTCTGATTTTGGTTGTAGGTGCAAATAGTCAAACCTACACCTACTATTTATCTTGTGAAGTTTAAAGGAGGCTGTGAAACGTCTAACTAGCTAGCTCCTCCATAGCGGTTAGCATAACCAGCTAGTTTCTTCATGTGATATTTTAGGTGAATCTGCACCAAGTAAACAGACCTTTTAAagtttgtgtatgtttgaagCCGGTGTTCATGCATTATAAAGTAATTCATTCTGATTGTACAAGTCAACACCTTTCATTGATATAATTGTAAACATTGTTTAAGCAAAACAGACTTAAACAAACTGATAATGTTCAAATATAATGACCAGTGACAAATGATAAACAAATCCATAGCAGCAACATCTACTGAGCGTATTATACAGCAAGTAACCAGGTGAAGAGCTGTACCTGCTCTACTTTGTACATTTAACCATCCACATAACTTTAAATATCCACAGAAGCAGTTGTGTATTGTTTCTTAGTGATTATCGACTAAACACTGAACTGTAGTTGATAGATCTTCTGTGTGAAACATTATTTACTATCACTGAGGCAGTCCCCTACATTCATCAAGTGGTTGTCATTGAGCGTCTGAGTCTTGTCAGTGATGTTctcaaacacaaatgtctgaacAAATGATTTTCTGTGATTCATACGTTGTATCTGAGACAAGACCGCCAGAGCTCTGAACTTGTGCTCAAGTCTTTGAGTTGTCGTTGACCTGTGGCGTCTTTCTTATTCAGACGAAGGGGACATCTTCTTTCGGAAAGCGCCGCAACAAGACGCACACCTTGTGCCGTCGCTGTGGTTCCAAGGCCTATCACCTGCAGAAGTCCAGCTGCGGCAAGTGTGGCTACCCCGAGAAGCGCAAGAGAAAGTGTAAGTGTAGCTTTGTGAATGAATGACTTGAAAGAACATGCAGGAGAATTGCCTCAGTGCTTGTTTAGTTTAGCTACGGTTTTATCCTCTAAAGAGGTCTTTTCTCACACGTACTTTATGTACTGTTGACAACAAATTTTGACTTTGTTTGCCCAGTGTCTGTATGTCAGTGCATTATCCAGCTCTACATTGGTGTGAATGTCCAGGCTGATTTGATGcattgaaatatttgttttgtagaCAACTGGAGCGCGAAGGCCAAGAGGAGGAACACCACTGGTACCGGCCGTCTGAGACACATGAAGGTTGTGTACCGCAGGTTCAGGTATGATCCATTTGAAGATGCTGATTTAGATGTGCTGCCACTTAGGTGCTAACTCTGCTATGAAAGAGAGCTTGCCCTCCGTGCCTCAGTGTTATAGGACTCCCATGTATGAAAGGTGACGTGTTACAAATGATTAAATGTATCATGATGCTCATACTTATAATTAAGTATTCTAACACTTTCTTAAtaagtcatttttatttggcATCTTGATTTGCAAACACTGgatttgcttttcatttgtattGACATATTCCGTGATGGAAATACAAGCAAGATCCATGCATCTTACCTAAAACCACTTCTTTATTTCCCAtatagacattttaataaaagaaatgctAGATTGTATAACCACATTTTCCCCATCGTGGCTTTTGTTGAGGTAACATGAGAACTCTGCTTACGGGAAACTTGTCTGGAGTCCTGTGGAGACTTGTCAGTGTCGCTTACCAatgatgtttgaaaaaaatgtctgaacaaatgaaatcaaatgataTCAGTATTTTCTCTGAGGTAAGCTTCATTCCAAGACTCAATCAGTGACATAGAACTGGACACTGCAGTTGCTTGAATGTGCAGTTTTCAACATGCTTTTTATTCAGTTTGGCAGGaaacattgttttgtgtgtgttgtgagaatATAGACAAGCTTTTGTACTTTTGGTGCCTTTCCATTAACAAAGTTTGGCTTCATTACAGTAAATAAGCTCTGACTCTTCATCCAAATAAGTTTGACTGGCAGAGTTTGTTGGTCTTGGATCCACACAAAGTCACAAACTGCCAAGACCAAATGTCTTTTAACTTCATAATATCTAAGTTAAAACTTTGTTCATATTCcagttatttttctgaagtAGGGCTTTGAAAGACTTTAATTATAGTTCATATCACTTCATTATCTTATAGGCAGTCGTACTGTAGTTTTCACCATCAGAGCGTACATACCTTTGTGCTCAGTGAATAATGATAAACCGACTCACTGATTGTGCAGTGAAGTTGGTCTTAATAAGGACTGGAAATCTGTGGATCAAAGATGAAGCCAGGTGATGAATGTTATTTAACATAAAAGTACAGCTCTTTCAGGGCAGATGTTTGAACATGTTCTCTCACTGCTGTCATTTAATCTACCTGTGCCAGTTTCCAAGATTTAAGGATTAAACCTCTTATCCTGCTTTGACAAGTCAAAACGTCAACGCATTTAGATAGCATCTCAATTGAAATGCCAACTTCTGTTTGGGCAATAAACACCAGAATGAGTCGCAGCTTATTTGTGCCAAATTGCCAGAGACTTAACTTGATGTTTATCCTTCTGTCCAAACAAAACTGGGAGAAATAAATATTCAGAATTAATCATCAGATCACAACAGGTGAGGTAACACGAGTTATTTACCCGTTCAGATAGTTAACCAGTCTGTAAACAGGAGACTGGAATCATCAAGTTcatttgtttataaatgtgacTAAAACCTGGAAGTAAATTATCAAGCATTTTTGTGAAATAACAAATACTGTGACTCTGGTTTTTTCACCAGAGTCAGACTACTCTTTTATGTATCTACATCAACcgtatattattattcattcttTTAAATTTATCTCATTCCTTATTTTCCAGGAATGGTTTCCGGGAAGGCACCACCCCCAAACCCAGACGTGCTGCAGTGGCCGCCTCCAGCTCATcctaaaagacacatttttggttaaataaatgtgatgtaCAACAAGAGTTTTGTTCTTGTCTCTTGATCTTTCACCCTCACTGTCTTATCCAGTGATGAAGGCCAAAGACAGAGGCCATGTTTAGTGtcaattaaatatatacatggTTGAGATTTAACTCTCACTTTGTTCACTTGTGCAAATCTCCAAAATGTAAAGGTTTCAATGTTAGAAAAACACAGGTGACTGAAATAAAGTGTTTTCAGAAACATGGGCCTTTTTGTATTAATACTGGACATGTTTGAGTTCACATTTTTCCTATTTAACAAGTCAAATGTTTTGCTTACTGAAAGTAAACAGCTTTTTTTAGTAGTTGTGTGAAACATAAACCTTTTAATCAGGTATGATTCAacttatattattttaaaatgtattatataaacCTCATCAAGAGCAAATCTAAAAAAATATCCTTACCAAACCCTCTTTAAGCACATTTGTtgaatatacatgtttttttatctcttaaAGGCATTTAGAAAATGTCATTCCGTAATGAGGCCTAATCACTGATGCCACACCATGcatttcacacaaacatcaaTACAAGTGCACTTAATGACCAAAGCTAATTGACTTTATCTTATATCTTTTGTTCTGCATATTAAGCAATGACTTACTTTTTTATCTCCCCTGTTAGTGGAgaaatatttgtaatataacATCTTTAAAATCCAAATTATTGTGGAGTTCTGAACAGATTTAGCATCAAACTGCAACTTATCTCTTTCACAGTCTGGAGATAGTTTTAACAACTCTTTGAGACACGTGCCTCCAGGACACTGTCACGTGTATTCCCTGGATTTGAGTCAGATTCATTAGACTTACAACATGTAATACAGATACTCCTACAGGGCTGTGTTCTACCTCACTTAGTAAAAGTGCAGCTTTGATAGATTGAATCTGTAGCTTTAATGGCAGCGCGCAGCTTCCAAACAtcctcaacaacaaaacaagtctAAATATTTATCAGGGGCCAAACAATACTGAGATTTCTTAGATGACGAGTGGAGGGAAGTCTGTTTACAAATGACTCGAACTTTTAAATGTTATGGTTGcagctggaaaatgtcagaggagTCGGCCACAgtgaagaaaagcagcagagaagcGCAGTGGAAAAGTTTGGGTGTTGGAATTATATCGAATTACCAATCACCGATTTCCCGGCAAAGTAATTTATTCCTGGTTTTTCGGaatccaaaatgttttccaGGCAGTTTTCTTCCAGTGAAACTCATCTGTTGGAGGATCTGGTTGGGTCATACATGATTTGCAGCCTCACACTTCAGTGGAGGAGCGCGGCTCCACTCACAGAAAACATTCCTCTTGGTTgtgctgcagagtttctccCCCTGCGTGGCCAAAATACTCTCTGTGGATCTGATTATACAGCTTTACGATGTGGTTCCAGCTGTAATGCAGcttatctgtttattttctacaGTGTTGAttgagttttcaaaataaagtgatgACTGGATTTGGCTTtttaagataaatatttttgattCCAGATTCCACATAGAGTAacacatttttagattttacattGTGAATATTGAGGCTTAattttaaagggaaaataatGATAAAGGAATCATATCTTTTAccttgtttcctgctgtgaccaacataactaaataaatgttgaaGAACCTTGTTATAGagataaaaatgtacaaatattggCAAGAGAATTGTGATTTCTTAAGcaaaaacttaaaatgtatggagagaaaatagataaaaaaaataggcGCAAAGGTGTTTTACATGATTTACAAGTGAAAAATAAGATTTACACTTGTGAACAATAATTTGTGTGTAACTTTGGGTACTCACAAATGCATGTTGAAATCCACATTCAAATACCAAGCAATTTGTGCACATGTAAAACAGttttacaaatgcacacatgcacaaaaatacagttttttaacTTCACAGATATAATAAATGTCCACAGCTGTCCACAGACAAATGTCTAaaaatatttgtgatatttgatCAAAATAATACAACTTTTGCAATATTAAAGTTTACACAGTGTAATGTAACTTTCCCGGGCTTTTTAAAGTCCAGCGTTGGAGTGGAGATCTGTTACATCCACTCAGCACTAGCAGACCTGCTCCACTCTGGCcctggttttgttttccttctctgtgAGCTGAGCGTCTTTTGTGGAGTGATACCgctcaaacaaacatcacactgGCCAAGAAACAAGCAGGAAGCTCCATGACGGTTCTCACAGTTTGAATGTGATGATCTGTTCAAAAGAAGGAAGTTCTTTTTTCCATGATAGCTATGAGATTCCGGGGATGATTGGAATATCTCTACAAATATTAGATGGACTTCAGTAGTTCTGTTTGGTTATTGTGGCAGTGACCCAGGTCCCAGGAACCTGAAGCAGTGTAATGGTTGTGAGGCTGAAtaatacactgctcaaaaatattaagggaacacttcaaacatcagatcttgatgaacgaattattcaagttgaaaatctttactgatgtacattttataatttgttgagaacaaaatgacgtaacaagggtcaatggaaaccaaaatcattaacccattgagggctggattcaaaaccacactgacAATCAAAGTATAAAATTGAAATCACTGGCTGACCCAACCTGCGTGAATTTAATCACCAACTCCTGACAACatctgggcatgctcctgatgagtcggtGGATGGTctcctgggggatctcctctCAGACCTGGATCAgagcatcagtgagctcctggacagtctgtggtggtACTTGGTGGTGTCGGATGCACCGATACATAATGCcccataggtgctcaattggatttaggtcaggggaacgtgagggccagtcaatggcatcaagGCCTTCGTCATCCAGGATCTGCCAACATGAGGCcaggcattgtcctgcaccaggaggaacccagggcccaccgcatcagtagtttttgcataatccttgatggatggatggatggatggatgagatagatagatagacagacagacagacagatagatagatagatagatagatagatagatagatagatagatagatagatagatagatagataaactGTAAAGGCAGGAAAATCAGCAGTGCACAGACGGCAGTAATGACTTTACACCGATAGGGGGCGATACATAGCCGGGGAGACTTGCCTGAAGTCACCGTCccactttctcttctctgagggtgtgtgtgtgtgtgtgtgtgtgtgtgagagggcaGGTGAAGGCGCAGTGCGACGGAGCTGCAGCACCCAGAGGCAGCAGACTTTTTTCCTGTTGGGTCTGTTTCTCCCACACTGACcatctgaaaacatctggatctccTCCTCTACAGCTGTGGACCTGTCTGCATCTCTCTCCTCCGGATTATCCCACTTTATCTCCAGTTTTTATGAGTTGTGAATGAGATTCTCCTGAACTGCGGCTGCTGTAATGAGATGTGAGTAGAagcctggctgctgctgcttgctctatacatatatatgtgtgtgtgtgtgtgtgtgtgtgtgtgtgtgtgtgtgtgtgtgtgtgtgtgtgtgtacacctcTCTGCTCCCCTGAAACACTTGAACTGACTCCAAACTTTTCCTTCTGAAGCCTCTGTCCTGGGATCAGTTTGTgccctgctcctgctgctgcggGAGCCTGCGTGCCTGGGAGATGAGGTTACCTCCAGCACAGGTAGGTGAGAGGTCAGCAGGCTGGACCCACCACTGTTGTACCTGCATTGTAATCACATCACGAATGCTGTAGTCCGGTCATTTCGTGGCTCTTACAGCTGCCAGAGGTCTTCGGAAGGGAAACACGTGCAGGAATCAGTGTGCGTGCACGCCCGGGTTTTCATTGTACCCGCGGTTTTCTCAGGTCTTCCTCTGGAGACACTGGATTTAAGATGCCCACCATGCTATTAGACATTCCTGTAATCACAGGCAGGTCCTGACAGGCCTGGTAACAATGACATGACTTCATTAGCAAGGGGGAGACACTACTGAAATGATTATGTGTATGAAGTCATATTTAACACATTATTTATCTTCTAAAACTGATCATGATAAGGAAAAACAGCctcattttgtagttttttgtgtgcatATTAGCTTGGTTCACGTCTTCTTGCATCTTGATGAGGCACTGCAGAAAAGATAATGTATATAAAATCATGTTTAACATCCTTTTTATCTTCTAAGACAGATCATAATATGGAAAAAATATCATTTTAGGGCctaattttgtatttgttaatgCATATTAGCTTGTCTCAGGAACTTGTCTCTTGAGGAGGCACTACAGAAATGTATCTCTTCACTGCATTAAAGCCAAGATTTCAATATGCCAAACTAGATTTGTCCTTGAGTTTACATGTGTTTCTTGTAATGGAGCCCCTGAACCGACTTTTCCTGCCCAACCTGTGGAGAcatccagcccccccccctgcccgTGTCACACCTCCTAGCTACATACTCTTCTGCCCTCAGGCCAAGAGATCGCACACACTTGTGAACAAAAACCTactcgtttcttttttttacattttggcaTCTGATTTCTGCTGTTACGAGCTCCAGGTCCTCTGGTTTCTCACGGTGATATTGTGTCATTTTTCCAGTAAAGGCCAATCACTAGAGGATTTACGTTCCAGGCTTTTGAGACGTACTTTTCCCATCAACTGTCGACTCACAGTTGGGAAGACGGTGATTACTTCCCACGTCTGAATCTGAAGCAATTACTTCAGTAACATCTGACCTGTTGAATCAGATAGTATCAGTGTGTGATACTCGAGTGTGCTGCTGGTAGACAGAAAGGCCTGGGGGCTGTGTACAGACATGTTTCCTGGTTTGTTTTACCATctattgtgtgtttataaattCACTGCTGCAAAGCTTCTCATTGGTCATTTTTTTACATGCAGTTATCAGTGAAGCTACTCCCTGAGCTGTTAATCTAAAGATAAAGGAATGTCTGATACAAACAGTCGTATCTCTCCAGGACAGTTTAGAGAAATTGTTTGGTAATATGTGGCAATAaactcagtctttttttttttaaacaagttcTGAGAGTATTTCCCACAAAATTCCTGAAAAACTGAGAGGAAGAAGTGCACTAAGGGAATAAAAATGGCATTACCTCACAGGcagatgttgttttaaataagaGAAAGTCCTAAAGGCTTTATCCGAGAAGAAGTGGTGATCTAATCCCAGACAGATGTTAAGGTGGGCGGATAAACTACTGTCCAAGCCACAGTTCTATTTTATGATTGTCAGCATAATAGTTGAtctcttttccactttctcaCAGTGTCTTCCCCTTCTTGTTTTCCGCAGTGAACCCGTGCTGCTATTTCCCCTGTCAGcactggggtgtgtgtgtcaggtatgCTGAGGACAAGTACGAGTGTGACTGCACCCGCACCGGCTTCCAAGGAGAAAACTGCACCGTCCGTGAGTGAGAGGAGCTTTTGGGGGAATTTGAAATATCCTCTCATTCCTTTGTGTGCGAGCTGCAAGGGGTCAGGATGGTTGGCTGATGAAAGGGcttacattttgttgttgttaaaacaGGAAATAGTGCAACATAGCCCGGCTCCCCAGAGCCAGGGCTTCTTGTCTAGACCCAAATATTTGGAGGATaaattggagaaaaaaaaggagcccCTGCCAGAAagagagcagctggaggagagctgCTGGTGCCAAGCTCTGCACCGGAGCACCTACTAATTCTGCCGCTACGCTTCTCCTCAACAAGGAGTGCTCACACACTGGAGACATTAATCACATGTGATGTGTCTGGCTGAAAGTTATGCAGTTACGTCACATTCACTGGGCATAAGGACAATAAACCATTGCTTTGATTGTGCAAGATAGAGGGCGAGAGAAGCAACGTCAAACAGGATAAGGGAAATGGAATGTGTTCGTGGATGGTGATGGATTGAgtcattattgttatatttattcTCTTAAAGTGATAGTTTGATGTTGTTTACTTTCTTGTGGTCAAATTTAGATGTTTGTGGCTTCAAAAACGAAATGAGTCAgcaaataattattatattagtaTATAaccagtagagtgcatacctccgccaagacccaacaAGACttaattaaattcactagatttttatgtatttggatctgctccaaaatactcacagtcataaatatcagtcccctaaacatgcctgattccTGGTCCATTAATAGGcccttttcacagcagccatttttttCATTAAGGCTCTATCTAAATAGGGCAGAATCTTAATGAATTGGATTACACACGTGTTAACCTactatttcatgtcaaaatggctgccctGAAAGGTGTgtattattctctgagaaaaacagACATGAGACTGAATGACCTTTTTGACTTGCAGGTGGTGACTTAAACATTTATACCAAGGTTGTAAAACCAAGCCCAAACTCACTGTGTGTCCTGTTTGACTTTGACGTCCTGACTTTGTCAATGTCCACTATAAATTCCCAGATGCTCATTACaaagagtgtttttttccccgtgTCCTTTCCCTGCAGCCGAGTTTTGGACCAGAGTGCGTCAGTTCATCAAGCCCAGCCCAGATGTGGTACATTATATTCTCACCCATTTCCATTGGCTCTGGGACATCATCAATCACACCTTCCTGCGGGAGGTCCTCATGCGGCTGGTCCTCACAGGTTGGGAGTCACTAAAAGAAAGTCTTTCAGGGATCTCACAAATTCCAGTTATCTGATgacctgatttttttttttgtatgaacAGTCAGGGCCAACTTAATACCCAGCCCTCCAACCTTCAACTCAAAGTACGGCTACCTCAGCTGGGAATCCTACTATAACGTGAGCTACTACACTCGGCTGCTGCCCCCGGTACCAGATGATTGTCCTACACCTATGGGGGTCAAAGGTGAGCCACTCAacaatattgaatttaaatttatttattttcacatgaacTTCAGGCATTTATGCAACGCCACTTACAAATATGCTTATATcatgaccatagactgtatttaaagatggacgaagtGACTGCTCCTTAAATTAGACCAAAGCATCTAGATCACTATCTGGTGGCTGcctgctccatgttagtggatgggacatgaactcAACTAAAATTGAAGTACTcgtcaaatatttttttctcaaagtatctgccattttaggtagttcttatcgcACTGACGTTTCTTCTAGTGTTCATTTTTCCTgataggttttattttaatatgttgatatgatataaaaacagggtgaaacgt
It contains:
- the rpl37 gene encoding 60S ribosomal protein L37, yielding MTKGTSSFGKRRNKTHTLCRRCGSKAYHLQKSSCGKCGYPEKRKRKYNWSAKAKRRNTTGTGRLRHMKVVYRRFRNGFREGTTPKPRRAAVAASSSS